The genomic stretch CGCTGAGGCCGGAGATGGCGCTGCCGGACAGGGCGGCGTCGAGCGTGGCGGAGGTCTGACCGGCGTCGCACGACCAGTCGTGGACGTTGGACGTGCCCTCCACCCAGATGCGGCTGCCGGAGGCGAACGTGAAGCGGGGGAGCGCCTGCCACCCGGCGACGCCGAGGACGAGGACCGTCACGAGGAGGAGGGAACGAGTGCGGAGAGTCATGGCTGGAGGGGGGCGAGAGCGGACGACGCCAAGGTGCCCGTCGGCCGTCCCGCTCTTTGCCAGCGACGGTCCGCGATGGTCCGTAGGCCGCGGACCTCACCCCCCTGTGGGGCCTGCCCCCGCACATCTGCCCGGCCACGCCTCGCCATACAACCCGCCGGTTTTTCCACTCACCATTCCGGCACCCGGCCGGCCATGACCGACCGTGGGGCCATGCCTTACGTATCAGAGGGATGAAGCCCGAGCGCGAGACGTGGAGCCTCCCTGCAGACCGCCGGCGCCGCCCGGCCGACGTTGCGGGCCTCCTCTCGCCTCCGGCACCATGGCCCTCCGCAAAGCCCCGTCCGCCGACTCCGCCCGCTGGCTCGTCGTCCACCGCCAGATCGGCTTCATCGCGTCCCTCGGCATCGCCATCGTCGCCTTCACCGTCCCGCTCCCGACTGGCGAGAACGTGACCGTGATCGAAGGCACGAACGAAGTAATCGAGCTGCAAGACATCGAGCAGACGCAGCAGGTCCAGCCCCCGCCGCCCCCACCCGCCGCGCTTCCGCCGCCCGTGGAGGTGGCCGACGACCTCCAGATCGAGGAGGAGATGATCGAGGAGGTCGTGCTCGACCTCGACAGGAGCGTCGCGCCCCCGCCGACTCCCCCCGCCGCGCCCCCGCCGCCGCCCGAGCCTCCTCCGACGCCGATCGCGCCGCCGCCACCGCCTCCGCCGCCCGTCGTGGAGTCCACCGAGCCCGAGATCTTCGAGGTCGCCGAAATCCAGCCCGAGTTGATCGGTGGCCTGGCCGGACTCCAGGCACGGGTCGAGTACCCCGAGTTCGCCATCCGCGCGGGCATCGAGGGCCAGGTCGTCGTCCAGTTCGTCGTCGACGAGCGCGGGAACGTGATCGACCCGGTCGTCCTGCGGAGCCCCAACCAGCTGCTCTCGGACGCCGCGGTGGAAGCCATCCTCGCGAGCCAGTTCCGGCCCGGCCAGCAGCAGGGCCGCCCCGTCCGGGTCCGCTACGCCGTCCCGGTCACGTTCACCCTCACCAGGGACTGACCCCGTCCGCCTCGGCACGGCGGCAGACGCGGGGCGGCGGCAGCGGGGCCGTCGCCCCTCTCTGTATCGGCGAGCCGCGCGGTCGGAGGCACGAGCGAAATGAGGCAGCGTCCCGCGTGTGGGCGCCGTCGCGGTCCTGGCGGCACGCCCGAGGCGGAGAGCCGGCTGTAAGGCATGCCCCTACAGGCCCGACCGCGAGCGCCCGGCCGGGGCCTGCGGGGCCGACCGTCCCGCCCCCTCCCCTCGCGTGGGTCACTTGGAGCCGTCACCCCCTTCGCCCCCGATGTCCGATTCGTCCGCCGCC from Rubrivirga sp. SAORIC476 encodes the following:
- a CDS encoding energy transducer TonB, which translates into the protein MALRKAPSADSARWLVVHRQIGFIASLGIAIVAFTVPLPTGENVTVIEGTNEVIELQDIEQTQQVQPPPPPPAALPPPVEVADDLQIEEEMIEEVVLDLDRSVAPPPTPPAAPPPPPEPPPTPIAPPPPPPPPVVESTEPEIFEVAEIQPELIGGLAGLQARVEYPEFAIRAGIEGQVVVQFVVDERGNVIDPVVLRSPNQLLSDAAVEAILASQFRPGQQQGRPVRVRYAVPVTFTLTRD